In Phragmites australis chromosome 17, lpPhrAust1.1, whole genome shotgun sequence, the following are encoded in one genomic region:
- the LOC133896564 gene encoding protein HOTHEAD-like, giving the protein MALSTRVVLFFKVLACLCLLRLSQGKRQFTLKNLPPLQKASSYPTACPGTYDYIIVGGGTAGSPLAATLSLKYKVLLLERGGSPYGNRNISYMENFHIGLMNMAPDSPAQVFVSTDGVINARARVLGGGTCINAGFYSRASSSFVQEVGWDEDLVNQSFPWVEEKIVQWPKIAPWQAALRDGLIQAGVSPFNGYTYDHISGTKVGGTIFDETGYRHTAADLLAAGDPYNLRVLLHASVHKIVFNSRQGRLKPRAIGVQFTDENGRLHQALLNNNRDSEIIVSAGAIGTPQLLLLSGIGPKNDLRNHNIPVVLHNKYVGKGMADNPMNSIFIPTKSPPLQSLIETVGITEAGVFIEASSGFGQSSESVHCHHGIMSAEIGQLSTIPPKQRTLEAAQKYAHNKLNLPKEVFQGGFILEKIDGPLSAGHLVLTDTDVRKNPAVTFNYFSHPQDLNRCVYGIKTIGRILKTNRFSELAANGAEFSMERVLNLSVQANVNLIPKHTNDTESLKQFCKDTVITIWHYHGGCHVGKVVDQHYRVLGVSGLRVVDGSIFSRSPGTNPQATVMMMGRYMGVKILRKRLGREAGV; this is encoded by the exons ATGGCTTTGAGCACGAGAGTGGTGCTCTTCTTCAAGGTCTTGGCATGCCTCTGCCTCCTCAGATTATCCCAAG GTAAGAGGCAATTCACCCTGAAGAATCTCCCTCCCCTCCAGAAGGCCAGCAGCTACCCCACAGCGTGCCCGGGGACGTACGACTACATCATCGTCGGCGGGGGCACTGCCGGCAGCCCCCTGGCGGCGACGCTGTCGCTGAAGTACAAGGTGCTCCTGCTGGAGAGGGGAGGGTCTCCGTATGGCAACCGCAACATCTCATACATGGAGAACTTCCACATTGGGCTGATGAATATGGCGCCAGACTCACCGGCTCAGGTCTTCGTCTCCACCGACGGCGTCATCAATGCCCGGGCGAGGGTGTTGGGTGGTGGCACCTGCATTAATGCCGGCTTCTACAGCCGGGCTAGCTCAAG CTTTGTGCAGGAGGTAGGCTGGGATGAAGACCTGGTGAATCAGTCCTTCCCTTGGGTTGAGGAGAAGATTGTCCAGTGGCCTAAGATCGCACCATGGCAGGCTGCATTACGGGATGGACTGATACAAGCAGGTGTATCCCCTTTCAATGGGTATACCTATGATCATATTTCTGGGACAAAAGTTGGTGGCACCATCTTTGACGAGACCGGGTACCGACACACGGCTGCTGACTTACTTGCAGCTGGAGATCCTTACAACCTAAGGGTGCTGCTTCATGCTAGTGTGCACAAGATAGTGTTTAACTCGCGACAAG GACGACTGAAGCCAAGGGCTATTGGAGTCCAATTCACCGATGAGAATGGGAGACTTCACCAGGCACTTCTAAACAACAACAGAGATAGTGAAATAATTGTATCAGCTGGTGCGATTGGCACCCCCCAGTTGCTGCTACTCAGTGGTATTGGACCCAAGAATGATCTCAGGAATCATAACATTCCTGTTGTTCTTCATAACAAATATGTGGGTAAAGGGATGGCCGACAACCCCATGAACTCCATCTTCATTCCCACAAAAAGCCCTCCTCTACAATCGCTGATTGAAACTGTTGGAATAACTGAAGCCGGTGTGTTCATTGAGGCTAGCAGCGGTTTTGGTCAGTCATCAGAGAGTGTCCACTGCCACCATGGGATCATGTCCGCTGAG ATTGGGCAGCTGTCTACAATTCCTCCGAAGCAAAGAACCCTGGAAGCAGCCcagaaatatgctcataacaAACTTAATCTACCCAAAGAGGTATTCCAAGGTGGTTTCATCCTTGAGAAGATTGATGGTCCACTGTCCGCAGGTCATCTGGTCCTTACAGACACTGATGTCAGGAAGAACCCAGCAGTTACCTTCAACTACTTCAGTCATCCACAGGATCTCAATCGGTGTGTCTATGGTATCAAGACTATTGGAAGGATACTGAAGACAAACCGTTTCTCTGAACTGGCTGCTAATGGTGCTGAATTTTCAATGGAAAGGGTGCTCAATTTGAGCGTGCAGGCTAATGTAAACTTGATACCCAAGCATACAAATGACACAGAATCCCTGAAGCAATTTTGCAAGGACACAGTAATCACCATCTGGCACTATCATGGTGGGTGCCATGTAGGGAAGGTGGTTGACCAGCATTACCGGGTGCTTGGAGTTTCAGGTCTCCGTGTAGTTGATGGCTCAATATTTTCTAGATCACCAGGGACCAACCCTCAAGCTACTGTCATGATGATGGGCAG ATACATGGGAGTGAAGATCCTAAGGAAAAGGCTGGGACGAGAAGCTGGAGTGTAA